A region from the Haliaeetus albicilla chromosome 16, bHalAlb1.1, whole genome shotgun sequence genome encodes:
- the LOC138689308 gene encoding uncharacterized protein, with amino-acid sequence MIILKTIKQQHPPCGKPQARSAGRLPPKPAGPSAGGEGLDGDPRPRTPRTAVPTHPPDTTYGPATPPYTTHPPPHLPSPLSDRRESAEEPLPPQRGRAGGRRPRRAAVRTTTTTTTLPPHPPPPPPPRQPGGGTAQATGSSPPVKARGPRPPPPLGRGFTPAAGATRRDKLSHPSRETGGLPGVGGRFAAVPAVAAAVAGRLGTAAGPPAPPAGRRPMRPGQGEGPPLHARLRLRLRLRLQLRRSAPPPPPPPPLLTLPLPGQLPPAPSPRPLPSH; translated from the coding sequence aTGATCATATTAAAGACCATCAAGCAGCAACACCCACCCTGTGGCAAACCGCAGGCTCGCAGCGCGGGGAGGCTCCCGCCCAAACCCGCCGGGCCCTCCGCcgggggagaggggctggacGGAGACCCACGGCCCCGCACCCCCCGCACCGCagtccccacgcaccccccgGACACAACTTACggccccgccacccccccctacaccacacacccccccccgcacctCCCCTCGCCCCTCAGCGACCGGCGGGAGAGCGCTGAGGAGCCGCTCCCGCCTCAGCGCggcagggcgggcgggcggcggccccgccgagCCGCGGTGcggaccaccaccaccaccaccacccttcctcctcatcctcctcctcctcctcctcctcgccaaCCCGGCGGGGGCACGGCTCAAGCTACCGGTTCCTCCCCGCCGGTAAAAGCGCGGGGGcctcgcccgccgcccccgcttGGCCGCGGTTTTACTCCCGCCGCCGGAGCAACCCGCCGGGACAAACTTTCGCATCCCTCCCGAGAGACGGGCGGGCTCCCCGGCGTCGGCGGCAGGTTCGCGGCGGTACCTGCTGTTGCTGCGGCGGTGGCGGGCAGGTTGGGCACCGCTGCTggtcctcctgctcctcccgcGGGCCGGCGGCCCATGCGCCCGGGGCAGGGCGAGGGGCCGCCCTTGCacgcccggctccggctccggctccggctccggctccagctccgccgctccgcgccgccgccgccgccgccgccgccactaCTCACTCTCCCGTTACCCGGGCAACTGCCTCCCGCCCCCTCGCCTCGCCCCCTCCCTTCTCACTAA